Genomic DNA from Epinephelus fuscoguttatus linkage group LG14, E.fuscoguttatus.final_Chr_v1:
gtgcaaaaaataaaatggcaaaaaagCGACAAAAGAAATTATTCTCACATgcacagggggaaaaaaggagtCACACTTGTTCAGAAGTCTGGCAGGAGTCCAGATTTTTGATGAGCAATTGAACTCCACACCTTAATTTACAACCTTGCATTACTGGTTTGACTCTCACTGCGTCTCTGAGTGCAAGGTCTGAGTGAAGAGATGACAGGCGATGAAAAGCTTTTTGTCTCGGGCAGCTGTAGACAGAGGTAGGGCTGTCTCGCAGCCCTGCCTGGCAGACAGTAACGGCATCTAAATGGACTAATTAGCCGAATTACAGTGAGGTTGAGCTTGTCAGGCCTTAAAAAACCCCCAGGAATGGAATTTGCTGTAGGCAGCTGTCTCCATGAATGAAGGACATTTTGTAAAAGGGGCCAATTGCTTGTCTCACAATCCCACATAGAGACACgctgcgtgcacacacacatgtaacaaacacacacacacacgccacagCCATTGCTTCTagggaaagacaaaaaaagcttTGCCGTCTTCATATGGCGGTTTTTAAAAATTCCAAATAAGGAAGTATCACTTTTCAGTGGAAAGATAGAGCAGTTGTTCTACAGTGTCATCTCCTTTGATTGACTTATATCATTTATTCAAGTGTGTCACGGGGcacctcctctgcctccttgtTTACTGCTTCCTCATACCTTTGCCCATGAGTCAAAGTTCTCAGACAGCATGTCAGCTTTTCTTTATCTGCCTGGTGTCTAGAGCTGACGGACGGTATTTATGGGTCTTTGTCTTTTATCTGACACATTAATGACACACTTTTGACGCAGGTCTCATATCGCCAAGACAAACAATGCAAAGCCATTACGGGAAACTCGAATTCAAGCAGAAGGCTTCGAAATTACTCACTGTAAATCTAAATGGCTCATGacaaacacttaattttaaTGTGTTGATTGTGCTACTTTATGGGTAGTAAAACTGCAGCAAACAAACAGTGCCCTCTTTTGGTGCTTTGGAGGAACACTCATACACTCTGTCTACCTGACTGCTGAAGAAACTTGAAATTAAGGCGTTGACACGTTACAATTTTTGGAGCCATGTTCTGAATTTCTTGGAAATTTGCCCCtgaatatttgttaaaaatgcTGTTGCAGTATTTCTTTTTATCAGGTTGAAACTTTCTTGCCGATGATGCAGGGGTTACAGTGCTGACCATGGCTGTTGCATGTTGCTCCCCATCTCACTGTTCCCGTATTTCCTGCCATCTTTCTACAGTTGCcttcaaataaaggcaaaaatgcccaatttatatttaaaacacttatATTTTAGCTTAATTGCTCAACCGTATTTCCTGTTTCTCTTCACAGGAGACTGaaaagctggaggaggagaaagcaGACCTGCAGAAGGAGATCGAGAGCCTGCAGAAGGAGAAAGACAAGCTGGAGTTCATGCTGGTTGCCCACAATCCCGTGTGCAAGCTCCCCATCGAAGACCGCCACCAGTCATCAGGGcaccaacagcagcaccagcagcagcagcagcagcagcagtgtgccCCCCTCCCCCTGACAATGCGCCCCAACATGGGCAACCGGGCTCAGATGAACCACGTGGTCGTGAAGCAAGAGCCGGAGGACGAGGAGTTGGGCAAACCCCAGCGCTCTGTCATCAAGCCCATCTGCCTGGGTGGCGGCGTCGTCAGCGGAGGGATGTACTGCACGGATGGAGACAGCCTCAACACGCCTGTGGTGGCGGCGTCCACCCCGGCCGCCACGCCCAACGCCCCGAGCCTCATATTCACCTACCCGAGCATGCTGGAGCCAGAGAGCCCGTCGCCCTCCTCTGAGTCCTGCTCCAAGGCCCACcggcgcagcagcagcagcggggaCCAGTCCTCAGACTCCCTCAACTCGCCCACCCTCCTGGCCCTTTGAGCGAGGGCTTTACTCGGCACAGCTGAGCAACAAACACTGTGGCTGACGGCAAGCACGAGGATCAACTGCGtgtcccccctccctccccactCCAGTGTCTTTCAAAGACCCAAGAGCACATTAAAAAGTCCAGACCAAGCTGACCATGTGAGCCGTTTCCCCCTCCGCAGGGAGACCCGCAAGGGCTACGCCGTGTGTTTCTTCTTGTTCTGcttcagtgtaaaaaaaattttttattcGTAAGAGTGTGTGCACCGATCCTAAAAAGTGTCACCCCTTTGCCATTTCAACTCCAGAGTGTCAACTTGTTTACCGGGAAGACAGTTAAGAAGTAAAACATGCCTAAACGTGGCAATTGTGAGTTGATGTGACTAGAGAGCGTGttcttaatatatttttttgaaaatgtttaaaaagccATGTGGCCGGCACTTGCACTCCGCCAAGACGAATCAATAAATCACTAAGCGAGGTCAGCTTTCTACTGGAATTCCTGAGGAGAGACGGAGACAACGGGCAAAGACTTCCTCTCGTCTTTTTTTCCACTTAGATTTTTCGTAACTCGGACCTCGATTCAGGAATCGCTACTACGAGTGTGTACACATTTCTGACGCTATTTCCATCTCTTTAATTGTATTTATGGCCTGTGCTGATTAAATTttacaaagtgtttttgttgagaCGTTGTCCTCTCCTTTATCTGCCTGTAGAAAAGCAAAATGGTCGTCCATGTGGTGACCGAAGCACTCCTCAGTGTTGCAAAGGATACGAGCCAACTTTCAATCAATGACTAGTTCCTCAATACTCTATACCTTCTATTTTGCCATAGTGGCTTGACTTTACAGTAGTATTGGTGTGCTTTTCCTCAGTGATTCTGTACCTGAACTTTACAACCTGTTTATGACAAAGTGTATGTGATTTACATTGATGTCAGGGATATCTCTCATGTGTAGTAGAACCCCATCGTGAAGAACGTTGCACGAGCGCAGGCTGTCGTATGGTCTAGCCAGAGTGTCGCAGAGGCGGTAATATATGTGGAAGGACTTCATCGCTTCATTGTGTCACATCAGGAACGGTCTGTCCTTTTCGCTCAGACCTTTCAAAGACGACAAAAGTTTGAACAAACCCCTCCTCCGCTCGGATTGAGACCTTCTTTCTGTGTTTCTCGCATTCTCTAAATAAAGGTCTTACCTTTTCAACACTGCCTCTCGGGGCAGGTCAGGtttcaaaaagccaaaaaaagatttgtttgaCACATGTAATCCTGTAATTCGTCCGTCTTTGTCTAAAAAGGAGGGATTTTgctcaaatttgaaaaaagccACTGTGGTCTAGACTGTCGCCAGCTGCCAATGATGTCAACCCTGTTTATACTGTGTTTGTAAATCTGTCACTTTTAGTAAAGAAATGTTTAAATCCAAGTCAGATGTGCTGATTTACGGGCGTATGAACATACGCCAACATCGAGGTACTCTGTTGAAACTTAGCCGTTTTGGCTTTAAACAAGGGCCAGACACAGATCACTTTTTGACAATAATAAGGAAGGGATGAGAAGACTCTTTTTACAGCTGGCCTGAGATGAAAGAGGGGACACCTTTAGAAGATGTAATATTTCTGAAGTTCTACGAAGCActtctttttcattatttttacatgtgTGTATCTTAAAGGGATGAGGTTTTTTCAATACTGTGCACTGAGATGGACACAACAGCGATATTTGGGACTTTTTTGCTTACTTCAAACATTCCTAATGAATATAATGCCAGGGGTCAAAGTGGGTTGGGGGTGGGGTGTCATCTTTGCTCGATTTTGTTATCAGAGGAATAAAAGATGTGGTTGGGAGACTTTTGTTGTGCTGGATGCAGAAAACAGACTTTGCAATTCAATACAAGCTGCTGCTACTTTGGAAAGAACGTGTCGGCTACTTACCTTTCAATGCTGTTGGGTTTAACATCACTGGCTGTGATAACATTTGGATGCAATGGGGGAATCTTTCATTCCTGTATGACAACATAAAGAGGTGAAATGATAACCAAAAACATAACTGTGGGCGAGTCTGATCTGTCTGTATGTTGAAATAATTCTGGAGCCCCTCGACACACATAGGAAAGCCATTGACTGTAGATCTTCTGCTGTACATGTCATCTACTGTCTGTCGCCTGTTTTCAAACTACTATTAACTTCTTTTCCAAATGCTTTAACTGTTTAAAATGAttcaaaattaataaaaaacagcaatatGTATAGCAGTGtttgttaatttaaatgaataataataaaaaaataataattttcaacCTGAAATTGTCCGATTTTATTCATGGGAATGCACTTACAATCACTCATCACACTATTTCCAAGGAGCTGTAATTAAATACTATTAAAATACAACCACCCTGTTTATTAATCATTCTGATCATTCCAAATTAAGAAAGACTATCTGACACTATTTTGACTTGGTTGGTGGATTTGAAAGACAGTAAGCGAAAGCCTGAGTTAACATCAAGTAGctagtacaaaaaaaaaagacaaaggaaagaGCTACAAAAATTatagaaattattattattttagaatTAATTCAAGAGCTCAATTGCGTCTGTAAAACCTCTCAGAGcaatgacacaaaacatgataatattgtcaacaatataaatgtaaaaaacactgatattATTTATGAGTAGTTAtatgttttgtaaataaaatccATCAAGTTACTGTTACAAGCACCAAAAGATGTAACAGACCGCCTCttgtctgtgtatatatttgAATTATATGAAGAACAGGGGCGTTGTGGCGGGTGTGGGGAATGGAACTGATTACTCAGGGCCTCAGTGGGGGCTTAAAAAGCCTagaattttgattttatttgaaatgtCTGTGTAATTAGTGccatatttaaattaaaattggctAAATCAAATCGATTGAGAGACTGAACTTGGTATCAAAAAAATAGTGGGGGCTCTCCGAGACCCTCTCACCACCACAAAAGGCGCAAACTGGTTTAGTTTGCCCATGCACTATGATTCGTCTTAAACACAGCTAAAGTCAAGGGAGTGACTGCTCATGCAGCTGCGAGAGCACCCCCAAGTACGGGAGAttccaaaaagaaaagaaaggttaAGAAAGACAATACCCTCATAATACACTATAAAAATGCAGCTTGTAATAAAGCATTAATTTGTCAGTGCAGCGCTGATATTAAACCACTAGAGGACAATAGCCTTTAACACACAGCTTACAGTGTGTTAGGTTCATTAGGTTCACCTCCCTCAGTAATGCTCAGCTGTGATACATCCCAGTGTATCACATTAGTTTTTTCTGTTGTAGAGAGGTGTAAACTGTGCCAACTTTATGATCATTCTTAGACGATGCAGTTTATGGTGCTGTTGACCTGTACAGAGAGGTGTGCTGCTAAGacaagtttgccttcagggctttctacCAGACAGGCCTGtcttggttaagtttaggaaaaagatcatggcttgggttaaaatgaaaagatttctggcagaaagccctgaGGGCAAACATCATGTGCTGTCTGTTATTTGGTTTACCCTCATTGATATAATGGTTCATGAGTGCAGGAATTATTGCAGTACTGTTGCGTTAGTACAGTCAGTACTGATAGTTTTAGCCAAGTGCACCAAATAAACTGACAAACTGGGTGTTGAGTATATAATAAAGCCAtttctgccctctagtggtcaCAGAGAGTCAATGCAACGGCACTTCACCAGCATCAAGTCAGAGATAATCACATTGTAGTAAAACTTCCGTTtaaaactttcaaaataaacctttCTCCCTACCTAACTACTCCCTTTGGTTTGATTTAGTCTCTTTTCTTTTAGAGTTCTCACCCTCACTATCACCtataattgtttattttatattttttgataatttgcgtttcattgttttatcatcatgtaataaaatattataCTGTAAAGTTTATAGTAGTGATATACAAACTACTTTCTGCCTTTTCCCCCTCTTGAGTTATTATACGTACAGTACACTATAAACCATGTGCATCATGCTTTAACACTCATACTAGTAAAGCGAATTTGAACAGagcctaaaacaaaacaaacaaataaacaaacaagtaaGACTGGAAACCTTTTTAAGTATACTGACATGTAATCACGCCTTATTACCACCGAAGGAAGGCCAGTGAACATCCATGATTatacactcaaaaaaaaaaaaaaaataaaaaaaaataaaaaaaaatcattgagcATCAAGGTAGAAACAATAGCACACAAACACTTCCGGGGAAGAcactcaaaataaaagtctgagTCCCTGACAGGAAGTGCTCTTTCTGCACCTCTGTTCTCTGTTTCCATAACGCAAAGTACACcgtatttttattcttattccCATTCTTCTAATGGGTTTCAAATCCAGTATTGTGGGTAATAGTATATGTATTTACGATACAAGTATATCAGGCAATCTGAACCCTTCATTAAACAGGAGTTTCTTGTAGATGGTCAGCAGCTCTGACTCTGATTTGTCAAGCATCGTTTCCAGGTGCATCAATATTCTCCGCAGATGCTGATGGTGTAGGAATTGATTGCTATTTGAAAACAGTCACCTGTTCTCATAATCTACAGTGGTCAGGAATCAACAAATGAAAAGATCAGCAGTGTGAAATCCTTTCCaatcaaatgacattttaaatgtctgtaAGAGCTCAGTCACTGTGAACTTACAGAACACATCATGCTATGGTAATCACTCCTCAAATAAAATACTGATCATGGTATCATGGAGGTTTTACAGCATGTAAGGTAACACATGTTCACCTGAAGTGTTAAAGATACTGAAGAAtaatagaaatgaaaatgtattttgttatCTGTCGACTGTTGACCCCACACACACGTGGATGGTTTCAGATAATACAGCTGATCTAGTCTGAGAGGGGAAAACGGTTAAAGTCATGTCAGGGCATTTTACAACATAATAGTGGACATATTTGATAAAAGGCATCAAAAGACGAGAAAGAGGTATTGACCTGTTCCTCAACTACTCATTTAAATGCTGAACATGATGTTGGATGTGATTAGCGCTGACACCTCACAACTTCAGTAGCGAATTAAACCCAAAATCTTGCCCTGTAGCCTTGACCAACTTTATCTTTGCCAGCATAATGTAAATATCCTCTGACATGAAATTTCTTTTGTCTGATTACCATATGAAGATAATGTTATTTTCTCAAATGAAGATAGTGCTATCTTCTCTTGCTTTTCCTTGAGGTGCTGAACACAGCTTCTGAAATGTGTTGTGACCTGTACCAGCTGTGTGAAAAATGAGCCTGTCCTTCTGTTTCTCCTTCATATCCATCAGCTTGTTTACTTTGCTCCTGTCATGCTGTAATTGGCCCTTTTAAAAGCCTGAACAGTAATTGTTGTAATTCAGGAGAGTGTCAAACAGATATCATACAAGATGCtctactgcagccagccactgTGGGATGGCTGTCTGTTTAGTCACAGCCTGTGCCTcatctttaaaggaatacttcaacccccCCAAATGActgtttgtatatcagttactcaccctgtgtcatgttgaattcatgaagaaaactttgccTTTTTCACATGCTTTcaatgaacaaagaatccaaaaaatgttgaaaattcttaatgaattgaagtcataggggtccacgtttagCAACAGCAGAACATCCATtttcaaactctcacacaactcatgcagtataattcaagtctcatttacctactcatatgctcagtacttcctaaacaaAAGGATTTTCACTGAAACCTTAgtgtttaaaactgaactgaatttaaaatgatctatgctctcttcagagactccattgacaaaatcagtaattttacctcgctgaataCAGAAGCTACTGGTACtggagagtttgtaaactgatatagttttgcttttgctAGACATGGAACCCTGTGActttaattcatgaagaatgttctcagtttttggattctttgttcaccatggaAGCATGcgagaaacacaaagttttcttaatgaattcaacgtaacacattttgggggtgaagtattcctctaAGAAAGTCAGTaacatcttttaaatcacttcctAAACCGAACTTGACTCTGATTTATCTGTGCTTCAGTTTTAATTTCACATTGCCCTTTAtctcattgttgttttttttatcttgccTTTCCagacagcacaaaaaaaaaaaaatcaatcttcATGCAGCACAGAAAATCTGATCCCGAACTCTGGCTGCTGTACTCAGATGCCCACACCCTGCAATAGCGACAGTGTTTAATCATTTGAATATGTCAGAAGAGTGTAATCTGATTGTGCCCTTCAGACATCGATAGCTGAAATCCTAGCACGGGCACTATTCTTGAAATCAGACACTGAGTTTCTGGGATCTGAGTCAAGGGGTTGGCGTGGAGACATCATGTAATTTAATTGCGACAAATGAATTTGCTTGCTTTGCAAAGACAGCTGTGACACCTGAGAGCATTTCATAGACTGTGTTGTTCACTTGTGCACTGTGTAAGTTTACCTAGTTTTCATTCATTATGTTGAGGACATATTCTATGACACGCAGCGACTGATGTAACCTGGATGTACATATTTCTCCATTATCTCTCTTTCCTGTCACTGCCACGTGTGCTTGGATTAAATCGATTTCCACCCTCAGATCTGATTACATCCTCACAGTGAATTTAAGACACCGAAGCATATTTGTGACCTTTGattcttctctgctccttttctttttcagccGATTCAGCCGTCAGAATGCaggctttttttcctccactgcAAAAGTTGCATTTCAAGAAAACGCCCTTCATTTGAACACAACGTGTTGATTGTGAGTGAATGAGTATTTGCTGAGTAAGCACAGAAGCTGAGAACCCCACAAGggtaattaaaaagaaattgaTTTCAGTCTTGGGAAGCCACTGTGAACGTAGCAAAGCAGTAAAAGGTTAACAACAAGGCTAATAATCATTAGGCATAGACGTATTGAGGCATGTGGCACATATCCTATTGGATAGCCTGTAAACTGCTGTGCAGTCGATATTGTGGTGCTGGTGTAAGAATAGAAGTGTTCAAGATGACGCTGCAAAAAATATTCTTAGATGTGACATTTGACTCATAGAAAACAAAACTCTAAAGTGGCTTTCAGTTATTTGATAGATGttctttatgtgttttaaattttcATAAGAAAAGTAGTCTGAAGTACTATTCGgatgggattagttttacacagggatgtggactaatgtcagttaaccacaggatgtctgtaatataaatgtccgATTCGCACGGGACAAGAAATCTCTgtaattctaccagagatgggagtggtaactCAGTTTGCGCCCTGGCGCCACCTCCCTGTTGGCATGTGCGTGCtacgttgcttcctgtaagcaacagctgaaggataataataattaatgattagcccaatatgaaatattgaccatgatcaggattgtgtgCACGCAACAATAagcaatatggatttatattaggctatattatattatattaggctattaataattactttaccccacgtctccACTTTAAACTAATCCGAACAGGGCTTAAGGCTGTTAAACAcactcatttataaacattgcgtaGACACAAAACAAGCCCTGAAAGAAGCGCATGCCACTGCCCACGCagaagttgtgatctataaaaacagacttgatgggacaAACTTTGGCCTGAGCTTACAAGCATTTTGGAGAAgggaaatggtgacacagacagtAAGGTGGaggcctgattgtagaaattgtctaatattttttggtgcacaccatttttggcttttgtccatacGTGCAtctttagtatggatcctacatattgttttataaatgacaacCCAGATCTCTGAGTGGAATAGCTTAATAAGGGTTCTGGGTTCGTGttagcgtgggttttctctgggtctAGGGTTTCCTCCAACAGTACAAA
This window encodes:
- the fosl2 gene encoding fos-related antigen 2 isoform X2; the encoded protein is MPGSNSAFIPTINAITTSQDLQWMVQPTVITSMSNPYSRSHPYGHHLPNGPGLLGHNTLARPGVIRSIGDARGRRKRDEQLTPEEEEKRRVRRERNKLAAAKCRNRRRELTEMLQGETEKLEEEKADLQKEIESLQKEKDKLEFMLVAHNPVCKLPIEDRHQSSGHQQQHQQQQQQQQCAPLPLTMRPNMGNRAQMNHVVVKQEPEDEELGKPQRSVIKPICLGGGVVSGGMYCTDGDSLNTPVVAASTPAATPNAPSLIFTYPSMLEPESPSPSSESCSKAHRRSSSSGDQSSDSLNSPTLLAL
- the fosl2 gene encoding fos-related antigen 2 isoform X1, translated to MYQDYSGNYDTSSRGSSTSPAQPESFTSGSSTIGSPISTSSYQKYRVDMPGSNSAFIPTINAITTSQDLQWMVQPTVITSMSNPYSRSHPYGHHLPNGPGLLGHNTLARPGVIRSIGDARGRRKRDEQLTPEEEEKRRVRRERNKLAAAKCRNRRRELTEMLQGETEKLEEEKADLQKEIESLQKEKDKLEFMLVAHNPVCKLPIEDRHQSSGHQQQHQQQQQQQQCAPLPLTMRPNMGNRAQMNHVVVKQEPEDEELGKPQRSVIKPICLGGGVVSGGMYCTDGDSLNTPVVAASTPAATPNAPSLIFTYPSMLEPESPSPSSESCSKAHRRSSSSGDQSSDSLNSPTLLAL